The following proteins are co-located in the Macadamia integrifolia cultivar HAES 741 chromosome 3, SCU_Mint_v3, whole genome shotgun sequence genome:
- the LOC122074593 gene encoding chitinase-like protein 1, whose translation MGSSSRDRRMLFAMAIVVVLAAASICGNVNGEKKKVCNKGWECKGSIYCCNGTISDFFQAYQFENLFSKRNSPVAHAVGFWDYQSFIIASTLFQPLGFGTTGGKLMQMKEVAAFLGHIGSQTTCGYGVATGGPLAWGLCYNHEMSPSQSYCNPNYLFPCAPGVEYYGRGALPVYWNYNYGIIGDGLKVDLLNHPEYLEQNATLAFQAAMWRWMTPMKKKQPSAHDVFVGNWKLTKNDTLSKRVPGFGTTMNILYGDQVCGQGDIDPMNNIVSHYLYYLDLLGVGREQAGGNLTCAEQVAFNPSSSSVTS comes from the exons ATGGGTAGTAGTAGTCGTGATAGACGGATGTTGTTCGCAATGGCGATTGTTGTGGTGCTAGCGGCGGCATCGATTTGTGGGAATGtgaatggggaaaagaaaaaagtatgcAACAAAGGGTGGGAGTGCAAAGGGTCGATCTACTGCTGTAACGGGACCATATCGGACTTTTTCCAGGCGTATCAGTTCGAGAACCTCTTCTCCAAGCGAAACTCACCAGTGGCTCACGCCGTTGGGTTCTGGGATTACCAATCCTTTATTATTGCCTCCACTCTGTTCCAACCCCTCGGCTTCGGCACCACCGGCGGGAAGCTGATGCAGATGAAGGAGGTCGCCGCGTTTCTTGGCCATATCGGCAGCCAGACAACAT GTGGTTATGGAGTCGCCACCGGTGGTCCCTTGGCCTGGGGGCTGTGCTACAACCACGAAATGAGCCCAAGTCAGTCCTACTGCAATCCCAACTACCTCTTCCCCTGCGCTCCTGGAGTTGAGTACTATGGTCGAGGTGCCTTACCTGTCTACTG GAACTACAACTATGGAATCATCGGGGACGGTTTGAAGGTGGATCTGTTGAACCATCCGGAATATTTGGAGCAGAATGCCACCCTCGCTTTTCAAGCTGCGATGTGGAGGTGGATGACCCcaatgaagaagaagcagcccTCGGCCCACGACGTCTTTGTTGGCAACTGGAAGCTCACCAAGAATGATACTTTGTCCAAGCGAGTGCCCGGTTTCGGAACCACCATGAACATTCTCTATGGGGATCAGGTGTGCGGTCAGGGGGATATTGATCCCATGAATAATATCGTCTCCCACTACCTCTATTACCTTGATCTGCTTGGGGTTGGGAGAGAGCAAGCAGGGGGAAATTTGACCTGTGCCGAACAAGTGGCTTTCAACCCTTCCTCTTCGTCTGTGACGTCATAA
- the LOC122074595 gene encoding UPF0047 protein YjbQ codes for MQTFVCFGAKPFLAPIRVKSQYNILNPSSPGNTLRTAEPMASPKWAQKTVVLPPQKRGCHLVTPKILKEIDQDLLGFKCGLAHFFLQHTSASLTINENYDSDVREDTETFLNKIVPEGRSAPWKHTMEGPDDMPAHIKSSMFGCSLTVPITDGQLNMGTWQGIWLCEHRDHATPRRIIVTLNGA; via the exons ATGCAAACCTTCGTTTGCTTCGGCGCAAAGCCCTTTTTGGCCCCGATTCGAGTGAAATCACAATACAACATCCTCAACCCGTCAAGTCCCGGTAACACACTCAGAACAGCAGAGCCGATGGCTTCTCCCAAGTGGGCTCAGAAGACCGTTGTTCTTCCTCCCCAGAAGCGAGGCTGCCATTTGGTCACCCCCAAG ATACTGAAGGAAATTGATCAGGATTTGTTAGGATTCAAATGTGGCTTGGCACATTTTTTCT TGCAGCATACAAGTGCGTCCCTCACCATAAATGAGAATTATGACTCAGATGTTCGGGAAGACACTGAGACGTTCCTCAACAAGATAGTGCCAGAG GGGCGCTCTGCACCTTGGAAGCACACAATGGAAG GCCCTGACGACATGCCGGCACACATCAAGTCTTCAATGTTTGGCTGCAGTCTCAC GGTTCCAATAACTGATGGGCAACTTAATATGGGAACTTGGCAG GGAATATGGCTGTGTGAGCATCGGGACCATGCTACTCCGCGCAGAATTATAGTTACTCTTAATGGAGCATAA